Proteins found in one Thalassomonas actiniarum genomic segment:
- a CDS encoding type II toxin-antitoxin system HicB family antitoxin, with product MKYPVKLEKELTADHYQITVPDLPGCLAKARTIDEGLTKIDQAIASHMSILAEYGEAIPTPRSIDYYVNQAGQLAQSNGAVWAIIEIDISPYLGKSHKINVTLPELLIKKIDHQVAQSPAYKTRSGFIATACLSELQK from the coding sequence ATGAAATATCCGGTGAAGTTAGAAAAAGAATTAACCGCCGATCACTACCAGATCACGGTACCCGATTTGCCCGGTTGCCTGGCAAAAGCCAGAACCATAGATGAAGGATTAACAAAAATAGATCAGGCAATCGCAAGCCATATGAGTATATTGGCAGAATACGGTGAAGCGATCCCAACCCCCCGTTCGATAGATTACTACGTTAATCAGGCGGGTCAGTTGGCACAAAGCAATGGTGCTGTTTGGGCCATCATAGAAATCGACATCTCCCCTTACCTGGGCAAAAGCCATAAAATTAACGTCACCCTGCCGGAGTTATTGATCAAAAAAATTGATCACCAGGTAGCCCAATCTCCGGCTTACAAGACACGATCGGGGTTTATTGCCACCGCCTGCCTGAGTGAATTGCAAAAATAA
- a CDS encoding arylamine N-acetyltransferase family protein, translating to MINHGLVEKVLTAKQVRQYLERLNYHGQCRADIQTLTCLHQAHMENVPFENLDIVLGRKINLSPDALFTKVVTGKRGGFCYEVNSLFASLLAALGFEVYLHAARVHGDKGFGRPFDHMLLSVCLDKALYLADVGFGDSFIQPLRLMQGDDVYAAEQPDAVSLACLNLGAVSQREVNYKVVNTADGLVLMQQKPSQTWQAQYLFSLQAFEISAFYDMCQYHQTSPQSSFTQKSLCSVATPAGRKTMSNGRFIETVNHLRQESACTEQDRYREMLKQHFRLTLPQEISVQSWQKLLA from the coding sequence ATGATAAATCATGGATTAGTTGAAAAGGTGCTAACCGCAAAGCAAGTTCGGCAGTATCTGGAGCGTTTAAATTATCACGGGCAGTGTCGGGCCGATATTCAGACCTTGACCTGTTTGCATCAGGCACATATGGAAAATGTGCCGTTTGAGAACCTGGATATTGTCTTGGGGCGTAAAATAAACCTCTCGCCAGATGCATTGTTTACTAAAGTGGTTACCGGAAAACGCGGCGGTTTCTGTTATGAAGTTAACTCCCTTTTTGCTTCCCTGTTAGCGGCACTGGGTTTTGAGGTATACCTGCATGCAGCCCGTGTTCACGGTGATAAAGGATTTGGCCGGCCATTTGATCATATGCTGTTATCGGTTTGCCTTGATAAGGCTTTATATCTTGCCGATGTCGGTTTTGGCGATTCGTTTATCCAGCCGTTACGCCTGATGCAGGGGGATGACGTGTACGCGGCTGAGCAGCCCGATGCTGTTTCACTTGCCTGCCTTAATTTGGGGGCTGTAAGCCAGCGGGAGGTCAATTATAAAGTTGTCAACACTGCGGACGGCCTGGTGCTGATGCAACAAAAGCCATCGCAGACATGGCAGGCGCAATATCTTTTTTCATTGCAAGCGTTTGAGATAAGTGCTTTTTATGACATGTGCCAATATCATCAAACCTCACCACAATCGAGTTTCACCCAAAAGTCGCTATGCTCTGTTGCCACACCGGCCGGGCGTAAGACGATGTCTAACGGGCGCTTTATTGAAACTGTCAATCACCTGCGCCAGGAGTCTGCATGCACGGAGCAGGACCGATATCGCGAGATGTTAAAACAACACTTTCGCCTGACATTACCGCAAGAAATTTCAGTCCAAAGCTGGCAAAAGCTGCTTGCTTAG